One segment of Sphingomonas telluris DNA contains the following:
- a CDS encoding beta-ketoacyl-ACP synthase III, protein MTLRSVIAGTGSSLPKRRVDNEELAQQVDTSDQWIVERTGIRSRYIAGEGETTATLATEAARLALENAGISASEVDLIVLATATPDQTFPSSATKVQAALGIDDCVAFDVHAVCTGFLYAVTVADSMLRAGTGRTALVIGAETFSRLLDWEDRTTCVLFGDGAGALVLRAEDGDRGILATKLHADGRHNDLLFVDGGPSSTGTVGKLRMKGREVFRHAVVNLAEVMNEVLDKAGLTSGDVDWVVPHQANARILDATAKKLSLPSGKVVVTVDKHANTSAASVPLALDTAVKDGRIKRGDIVVLEAMGGGFTWGAAVLRY, encoded by the coding sequence GTGACTTTGCGTTCCGTCATTGCTGGAACCGGTTCCAGCCTTCCCAAGCGCCGCGTCGACAATGAAGAACTGGCCCAGCAGGTCGACACGTCCGACCAGTGGATCGTCGAGCGCACGGGAATCCGCAGCCGCTACATCGCCGGCGAAGGCGAAACGACCGCGACCCTCGCGACCGAGGCTGCGCGGCTTGCTCTCGAAAATGCCGGCATCAGTGCTTCCGAAGTCGACCTGATCGTCCTCGCAACCGCCACGCCCGACCAGACCTTCCCGTCGTCAGCGACCAAGGTTCAGGCCGCGCTGGGGATCGACGATTGCGTGGCGTTCGACGTCCACGCCGTATGCACCGGCTTCCTCTACGCAGTGACCGTTGCGGATTCGATGCTCCGCGCCGGAACGGGGCGGACAGCTCTCGTGATCGGCGCGGAGACGTTCAGCCGCCTGCTCGACTGGGAAGACCGCACGACCTGCGTGCTGTTCGGCGACGGCGCGGGCGCGCTCGTGCTCCGTGCAGAGGATGGCGATCGCGGAATCCTCGCGACCAAGCTCCACGCGGACGGCCGCCACAACGACCTGTTGTTCGTCGACGGCGGACCTTCCAGCACCGGAACAGTGGGCAAGCTTCGAATGAAGGGCCGCGAGGTGTTCCGGCACGCGGTCGTGAACCTGGCTGAGGTAATGAACGAGGTTCTCGACAAGGCCGGTTTGACATCCGGCGACGTGGACTGGGTGGTGCCCCATCAGGCGAATGCGCGAATTCTTGATGCCACCGCGAAGAAATTAAGCCTTCCGTCAGGAAAAGTGGTCGTTACTGTCGACAAGCATGCCAACACGTCGGCGGCATCCGTGCCGCTTGCATTGGACACGGCGGTGAAGGATGGACGAATCAAGCGAGGAGATATCGTCGTCCTGGAAGCGATGGGTGGCGGTTTCACGTGGGGGGCTGCGGTCCTCAGGTATTGA
- the pdeM gene encoding ligase-associated DNA damage response endonuclease PdeM, with protein sequence MVPFSFAGETFVASPQGALHWPAQEALLVADLHLEKASWFARLGQFLPPYDSVATLTALKEVVAATGVRRLYCLGDSFHDRFGCDRLPEQARELLLEMTESLDWTWILGNHDPGFADHCGGTLVEEAEVSGIVLRHEAIRDDLRPEISGHFHPKFRVNVRGRHVSRRCFVATSTKLILPAFGSLTGGLDASHPEIMKSVGGRASALVPVQDRMLRFPIAA encoded by the coding sequence ATGGTTCCCTTTTCGTTCGCAGGCGAAACGTTCGTCGCGTCGCCGCAAGGCGCGCTTCATTGGCCCGCCCAAGAGGCGCTACTCGTGGCTGACCTGCATCTCGAAAAGGCGAGCTGGTTCGCCCGCCTTGGCCAGTTCCTCCCGCCCTATGATTCGGTCGCGACCCTGACGGCGCTGAAGGAGGTCGTCGCGGCAACGGGCGTTCGGCGGCTCTATTGCCTGGGCGACAGCTTCCACGACCGCTTCGGCTGCGACCGTCTGCCGGAGCAGGCGCGGGAGCTTCTGCTGGAGATGACGGAAAGCCTCGATTGGACCTGGATCCTCGGGAACCATGACCCGGGATTCGCCGACCATTGTGGAGGCACGCTCGTCGAGGAAGCGGAAGTGTCGGGAATCGTCCTTCGCCACGAGGCGATCCGCGACGACCTGCGCCCGGAAATCTCAGGCCATTTCCACCCAAAGTTTCGAGTCAACGTGCGCGGCCGGCACGTCTCGCGGCGCTGCTTCGTCGCCACTTCGACCAAGCTGATACTGCCGGCGTTCGGTTCGCTCACGGGCGGCCTCGACGCCTCGCATCCGGAAATCATGAAGAGCGTCGGCGGTCGGGCCTCCGCACTGGTCCCCGTTCAGGACCGGATGCTGCGCTTCCCGATCGCGGCCTAG
- a CDS encoding YdeI/OmpD-associated family protein — translation MTDLRNIPGGVVHELPDDLLQALTHDAEALRTWEDITPLARNEWICWVESAKKDETRRKRIDWGCSNLREGKRRPCCWPGCPHR, via the coding sequence ATGACGGACTTGCGAAACATCCCGGGCGGTGTCGTCCATGAACTTCCTGACGATCTGCTCCAGGCGCTGACGCACGACGCGGAAGCGCTGCGGACGTGGGAAGACATTACGCCGCTGGCTCGCAACGAATGGATCTGCTGGGTCGAGTCTGCGAAGAAGGACGAGACCCGGCGCAAGCGCATCGACTGGGGCTGCTCGAACCTCCGCGAAGGCAAGCGCCGTCCCTGCTGCTGGCCCGGCTGCCCGCATCGCTGA
- a CDS encoding MerR family transcriptional regulator — MATGEKDPAAFRTIGELSTELGVAQHILRYWETKFPQLRPLQRAGNRRYYRPADVELARTIHRLLNNEGYTVRGVQKLLRTKDVPPAAAGEIVAIGDAAIALEQPVSRPSNGLDVERLKALRHQLASLIED; from the coding sequence ATGGCGACGGGGGAAAAGGACCCGGCCGCCTTCAGGACCATCGGCGAGCTCTCTACCGAGCTCGGCGTTGCTCAGCACATCCTGCGCTATTGGGAGACGAAGTTCCCGCAACTGCGCCCGCTGCAGCGTGCGGGCAACCGCCGCTACTATCGCCCAGCAGACGTCGAGCTCGCGCGGACGATCCACCGGCTGTTGAACAACGAAGGCTACACCGTCCGTGGTGTACAGAAGCTGTTGCGGACCAAGGACGTGCCGCCAGCGGCTGCGGGCGAAATAGTCGCCATCGGCGATGCGGCTATTGCGCTGGAACAACCGGTGTCGAGACCAAGCAATGGCCTGGATGTCGAGCGTCTCAAGGCCCTCCGCCATCAGCTCGCGAGCCTGATCGAAGACTAA
- a CDS encoding 3'-5' exoribonuclease — protein MRYFLDTEYNGVGGALLSLALVPDDGDELYLTLQTDQPIVQWVQRHVVPYLDMVPEQLSCPRLTQRDAAHALERYLRHDEKPLIYADWPEDIAQFCNLMITGEGDMVEVRDVTFRLVPMSNFSTAANSKVPHNALHDARALRDHILALEP, from the coding sequence GTGCGTTACTTCCTCGACACCGAGTATAATGGCGTTGGCGGTGCCCTACTCAGCCTGGCGCTGGTGCCGGACGACGGCGACGAGCTTTACCTGACGCTCCAGACCGACCAACCGATCGTGCAATGGGTTCAGCGGCACGTGGTCCCCTATCTCGACATGGTGCCGGAGCAGCTTTCATGCCCCCGGCTCACCCAGCGCGACGCCGCGCACGCGCTGGAGCGCTATCTCCGCCATGACGAGAAGCCTTTGATCTACGCCGACTGGCCAGAGGATATCGCCCAGTTCTGCAACCTGATGATCACCGGCGAAGGGGATATGGTTGAAGTTCGGGACGTTACCTTCAGGCTCGTCCCGATGAGCAATTTCAGCACGGCGGCGAATAGCAAGGTGCCGCACAATGCGCTTCACGACGCTCGGGCGCTCAGGGATCACATTCTGGCACTTGAGCCCTGA
- a CDS encoding dipeptidase yields the protein MKLACRSVAAAALLLVASPALSQSILPDVQKRIDRILKKTPLIDGHNDVPEQVRENWKMSVEGLASGSDKRQPNPMMTDMERLHQGHVGGQFWSVYIDAAVHGDEAIRQTLEQIDIVTRLVKAYPNDLELASTADDFERIHRKGKIASVMGVEGGHQIGGSMAALRQYYRLGARYMTLTHFATNDWADSATDDPKYGGLSPFGVEVVKEMNRIGMLVDLAHVSPDTMKDAIEASKAPVIFSHSNARALSDHPRNVPDDVLAMLPSNGGVVMVNFYTGYLSEPFRQWNATRAAEEARQKTLLTGQPDKREAAMKAWDAAHPAPTADVGLIADHIEHIVKVAGHDHVGLGGDLDGIPYDQSPAGMNSVSGYPLIFAELIRRGWNDKDLAKLAGGNILRVLRQAEAVSASMKDVPPSLATLPAATPAPKSE from the coding sequence ATGAAACTTGCTTGTCGCTCCGTCGCCGCCGCAGCCCTGCTGCTCGTTGCCAGCCCCGCATTGTCTCAATCGATCCTGCCGGACGTGCAGAAGCGCATCGACCGCATCCTCAAGAAGACCCCGCTGATCGACGGCCACAACGACGTTCCGGAGCAGGTCCGCGAGAATTGGAAGATGAGCGTCGAGGGCCTCGCCAGCGGCTCCGACAAGCGCCAGCCCAACCCGATGATGACTGACATGGAGCGGCTCCATCAGGGCCATGTCGGCGGGCAGTTCTGGTCGGTCTACATCGACGCCGCCGTGCACGGCGACGAGGCGATCCGGCAGACGCTGGAGCAGATCGACATCGTGACGCGGCTGGTGAAGGCCTATCCGAACGACCTCGAGCTGGCGTCGACGGCAGACGACTTCGAGCGCATCCACCGCAAGGGCAAGATCGCCTCGGTCATGGGCGTCGAGGGCGGGCACCAGATCGGCGGGTCGATGGCCGCGCTGCGCCAGTACTATCGTCTGGGCGCGCGCTACATGACGCTCACGCACTTCGCGACTAACGACTGGGCGGACAGCGCGACCGACGATCCCAAGTACGGCGGCCTCAGCCCGTTCGGCGTCGAAGTGGTCAAGGAAATGAACCGCATCGGCATGTTGGTCGATCTCGCCCACGTGTCGCCCGACACGATGAAGGACGCGATCGAGGCGTCGAAGGCGCCGGTCATCTTCTCGCACAGCAATGCGCGAGCGCTGTCCGACCATCCGCGCAACGTGCCGGACGACGTCCTTGCCATGCTTCCCTCGAACGGAGGCGTGGTAATGGTCAACTTCTACACGGGCTATCTGTCCGAGCCGTTCCGCCAGTGGAACGCGACCCGCGCGGCTGAGGAAGCGCGGCAGAAGACCCTGCTCACCGGCCAGCCCGACAAGCGTGAAGCGGCGATGAAGGCGTGGGACGCAGCCCATCCCGCGCCGACGGCAGACGTCGGCCTGATCGCCGACCACATCGAGCATATCGTGAAGGTGGCCGGCCACGATCATGTCGGCCTCGGCGGCGACCTCGACGGAATTCCCTACGACCAATCGCCCGCCGGCATGAACAGCGTCAGCGGCTATCCTTTGATCTTTGCCGAGCTGATCCGTCGCGGTTGGAACGACAAGGATCTGGCCAAGCTCGCTGGCGGCAACATCCTGCGCGTGCTTCGGCAGGCGGAGGCCGTTTCCGCGTCGATGAAGGACGTGCCGCCGTCGCTCGCGACCTTGCCTGCGGCGACGCCCGCGCCCAAATCGGAGTGA
- a CDS encoding dihydrofolate reductase family protein, translating to MAKLVFGMNQSLDGYVDHTAFGPSATLFRHFIEQARDQAGSLYGRKLYEIMRYWDEDHPEWSDADREFADAWRRQPKWVVSRSLKEVGPNATLIADDLEATVRKLKAEVAGEIQVGGPVLARSLGDLGLIDEYRIYLHPAVTGGGNPYFAGPRPPLRFVDSERIDKDVIRLTYVPA from the coding sequence GTGGCGAAGCTCGTCTTTGGGATGAACCAATCGCTCGACGGCTATGTCGACCACACGGCGTTCGGTCCGAGCGCCACGCTTTTCCGGCATTTCATCGAGCAGGCGCGCGACCAGGCCGGCAGTCTGTACGGGCGCAAGCTCTACGAGATCATGCGCTACTGGGACGAGGATCATCCCGAATGGAGCGACGCCGACCGCGAGTTCGCCGACGCGTGGCGTCGCCAGCCGAAGTGGGTCGTCTCGCGCTCACTGAAGGAGGTCGGTCCCAACGCTACCCTCATCGCGGACGATCTCGAGGCTACAGTCCGCAAGCTGAAGGCCGAGGTAGCTGGAGAGATCCAGGTGGGTGGACCGGTCCTGGCACGAAGCCTGGGCGATCTCGGCCTTATCGATGAGTATCGCATCTACTTGCATCCCGCGGTGACCGGCGGGGGCAATCCCTATTTCGCTGGGCCGCGGCCGCCGCTTCGCTTCGTGGACAGTGAACGAATCGACAAGGATGTGATCAGGCTGACCTACGTTCCCGCCTGA
- the plsX gene encoding phosphate acyltransferase PlsX, whose translation MDAGPRIAIDAMGGDTGPAVVIAGIERARRKDSSLHFLLYGDEKLIRAELKTHPKLKPAVTVCHTPESIASTEKPSQAIRRAKTTSMGVAIAAVKDGQADAAVSGGNTGALMAMAKLALRTMPGIDRPALAALLPTLGDQDCVMLDLGANTECDAQNLVQFAVMGSAYARTVLSISKPRVKLLNIGTEELKGTDELKEAAALLREADYLPLRFDGFVEGDQLSRGNLDVVVTDGFSGNIALKTAEGTARFVTDLLRRAFKSSLRSKAGFALSKPALNLLKVHLDPNNHNGAVFLGLNGLIVKSHGGANAKGVANAIAVAASMVRNDITRKIGDDLDNFRAHAFNEAAQ comes from the coding sequence ATGGACGCAGGCCCGCGTATCGCGATCGACGCAATGGGGGGTGACACTGGCCCGGCGGTGGTAATCGCCGGGATCGAGCGTGCACGCCGCAAAGATTCGTCCCTTCACTTCCTCCTCTATGGCGATGAGAAACTCATTCGGGCCGAGCTGAAGACTCACCCGAAGCTGAAGCCCGCAGTGACCGTCTGTCACACGCCGGAATCCATCGCCTCCACCGAAAAGCCGAGCCAGGCGATCCGCCGGGCCAAGACGACATCCATGGGCGTCGCCATCGCGGCCGTGAAGGACGGCCAGGCCGACGCGGCCGTATCCGGCGGTAACACCGGCGCACTGATGGCGATGGCCAAGCTGGCACTACGGACGATGCCCGGCATCGACCGCCCGGCCCTGGCAGCGCTGCTGCCGACGCTTGGCGACCAGGATTGCGTGATGCTCGACCTTGGCGCCAACACCGAGTGCGATGCGCAGAACCTCGTCCAGTTCGCGGTCATGGGCTCCGCTTATGCGCGCACAGTCCTCAGCATCTCGAAGCCGCGAGTGAAGCTGCTCAACATCGGCACCGAGGAGCTCAAGGGCACCGACGAGCTCAAGGAGGCGGCGGCGCTCCTGCGGGAGGCCGACTATTTGCCGCTACGATTCGACGGCTTCGTGGAGGGCGACCAGCTCTCGCGCGGCAATCTCGACGTGGTCGTCACCGACGGCTTTTCGGGCAACATCGCGCTGAAGACCGCGGAAGGCACGGCTCGGTTCGTCACCGACCTGCTGCGCCGTGCCTTCAAGAGCTCGCTCCGCTCGAAGGCCGGCTTCGCTCTGTCGAAGCCCGCGCTGAACCTTCTCAAGGTGCATCTCGACCCGAACAACCACAACGGCGCGGTCTTCCTCGGACTCAACGGCCTGATCGTGAAGAGCCATGGCGGCGCGAATGCGAAGGGCGTCGCCAACGCCATCGCGGTCGCGGCTAGCATGGTTCGCAACGACATTACGCGTAAGATCGGCGACGATCTCGACAACTTCCGCGCGCACGCGTTCAACGAGGCTGCTCAGTGA
- a CDS encoding MBL fold metallo-hydrolase, with amino-acid sequence MMNPPLKATIVPVTPLQQNCTLLWCTKTMRGAFVDPGGDLPRLKAAAGQAGVTIEKILLTHGHIDHCGSAGIFAEELGVEIEGPHEADMYWIAKLDEDGQRWGIPGKPFVPARWLEDGDTVTVGELTFNVRHCPGHTPGHVVFHHPESKLAIVGDVLFKGSIGRWDFPMGNHQQLIDSITQRLWPMGGDTAFVPGHGPMSTFAHERATNPLVGDAALAA; translated from the coding sequence GTGATGAACCCGCCGCTCAAAGCGACGATCGTCCCCGTCACGCCGCTGCAGCAGAACTGCACCCTGCTGTGGTGCACGAAGACGATGCGCGGCGCTTTCGTCGATCCGGGCGGAGACCTCCCCCGGCTGAAGGCCGCTGCCGGGCAAGCAGGCGTTACGATCGAGAAGATCCTGCTGACCCACGGCCATATCGACCATTGCGGCTCTGCCGGCATCTTTGCCGAGGAGCTGGGCGTGGAGATCGAAGGGCCGCACGAAGCCGACATGTACTGGATCGCCAAGCTGGACGAAGACGGGCAGCGCTGGGGGATTCCGGGCAAGCCGTTCGTCCCGGCCCGTTGGCTGGAGGACGGCGACACGGTGACCGTCGGCGAGCTGACCTTCAACGTCCGTCACTGCCCAGGCCATACGCCGGGCCACGTCGTCTTCCACCATCCGGAGTCGAAGCTGGCAATCGTCGGTGACGTCTTGTTCAAGGGCTCGATCGGCCGCTGGGACTTCCCGATGGGCAATCATCAGCAGCTCATCGACTCGATCACGCAGCGCCTCTGGCCAATGGGCGGCGACACCGCGTTCGTTCCCGGCCACGGCCCGATGTCCACCTTCGCGCATGAGCGCGCGACCAATCCGCTCGTGGGCGATGCGGCACTAGCAGCGTAA
- a CDS encoding integration host factor subunit alpha yields the protein MADLGIARMSKEAGLGGTLTRADLADVVHNRLGLSRAESAQLVERVLHHMCHALSEGQNVKISGFGSFILRDKGQRVGRNPKTGIEVAIAPRRVMTFRASQIMRDRIAR from the coding sequence ATGGCCGACCTCGGCATCGCTCGGATGAGCAAGGAAGCAGGATTGGGCGGGACTTTGACGCGTGCCGACTTGGCGGACGTCGTCCATAATCGGCTCGGCCTGTCGCGTGCCGAATCCGCCCAGCTCGTCGAGCGCGTTCTTCACCACATGTGCCACGCTCTGTCGGAAGGACAGAACGTGAAGATCTCCGGATTCGGCAGCTTCATCCTGCGCGACAAGGGTCAGCGCGTTGGCCGGAACCCGAAGACCGGTATCGAGGTCGCGATCGCTCCGCGGCGTGTGATGACGTTCCGCGCCAGCCAGATCATGCGCGACCGGATCGCGAGATAA
- a CDS encoding SixA phosphatase family protein, which translates to MRTLYVLRHAKSDWGESSLEDFDRPLNDRGRKAAKAIGKELRKRKIKPDLVLASPAERAKQTLRRVQDAHGTPFEVTEDARIYLAEPDVLIDAIRNAPDDATHLMIVGHNPGLQELVLALATPGELRDEAEEKFPTAALAQIRFDADRWSDVAPGGGTLDMLLRPSDL; encoded by the coding sequence ATGAGAACTCTCTACGTGCTTCGACACGCGAAGTCGGATTGGGGCGAATCATCGCTGGAGGACTTCGACCGTCCGCTGAACGATCGCGGGCGGAAGGCGGCCAAGGCCATCGGCAAGGAGCTGCGCAAGCGGAAGATCAAACCGGACCTCGTGCTCGCGAGTCCCGCCGAACGGGCGAAGCAGACGCTGAGGCGGGTGCAGGACGCCCATGGCACGCCATTCGAGGTGACCGAGGACGCGCGCATCTATCTGGCCGAACCGGACGTCTTGATCGACGCGATCAGGAACGCGCCCGACGACGCCACGCATCTAATGATCGTCGGGCACAATCCGGGACTGCAGGAGCTCGTACTAGCGCTGGCGACGCCAGGCGAGCTTCGGGACGAGGCCGAGGAGAAGTTTCCAACCGCGGCGCTGGCCCAGATTCGCTTCGACGCGGATCGCTGGAGCGACGTCGCGCCGGGCGGCGGTACCCTCGATATGCTTCTAAGGCCGAGCGACCTTTAG
- the rpmF gene encoding 50S ribosomal protein L32 produces MAVPKRKTSPSKRNMRRSHHALKATTFQECPNCGELKLPHNLCQACGHYNGREIVSTEA; encoded by the coding sequence ATGGCTGTCCCTAAGAGAAAAACTTCGCCGTCCAAGCGCAACATGCGCCGCAGCCATCACGCGCTGAAGGCGACGACGTTCCAGGAATGCCCGAACTGCGGTGAGCTGAAGCTGCCGCACAACCTGTGCCAGGCTTGCGGCCACTACAACGGCCGCGAGATCGTCTCGACCGAGGCCTGA